A genomic region of Runella rosea contains the following coding sequences:
- a CDS encoding NADH-quinone oxidoreductase subunit N — translation MLPIVLLSILGLVVLFLGFQKSKNLLLPATLLVLAIVLVANFLHWNDTPSLYFKNMLFENKFTMAFSGIVIFSAFLIVALTRGFVDDESAQPAEYYTLMLFSLVGAVMMIGFENLIMLFVGIEILSVSMFILTGSDKKNLRSNEAALKYFLMGAFATGIMLFGMALLYGATGSFNLTAIKGYVMVNNAPSAMLYVGLLMLLIGMLFKVSAAPFHFWTPDVYDGAPTIFTTYMSTIVKTAGFAAIYRLLSGSFSGIYSFWWMTLAVITVLTLLAGNITAVYQTSFKRMMAYSSISHAGYLLLSLTALTNQSQSAIVFYSLAYSIATISAFGVLMLVAKETGVHSYENAERFEAFNGLGKKNPLLAFVLTVSMLSLAGIPLTAGFWGKFFVFSSAADRGLTWMLVIAILMSTVGIYYYFKAIIAAYMREGELGAIKVSPFYRLILIATTIITLVFGLMPDFLKGLV, via the coding sequence ATGCTTCCAATCGTACTTCTTTCTATACTGGGCCTTGTGGTTTTGTTTTTGGGTTTCCAAAAATCAAAAAACCTTTTGCTTCCCGCTACCCTTTTAGTACTGGCAATTGTATTAGTGGCCAATTTTCTTCATTGGAACGATACGCCATCGCTGTATTTTAAAAATATGCTGTTCGAAAACAAGTTTACCATGGCGTTTTCGGGCATTGTTATATTCTCTGCTTTTTTGATTGTGGCCCTTACCCGGGGCTTTGTGGATGATGAGTCGGCGCAGCCAGCTGAATACTACACACTCATGTTATTTTCATTGGTAGGTGCCGTGATGATGATTGGCTTCGAAAACCTAATCATGCTTTTTGTGGGGATAGAAATCCTATCGGTTTCGATGTTTATCTTAACGGGAAGTGATAAAAAGAACCTTCGTTCCAACGAAGCTGCGCTAAAGTATTTTTTAATGGGAGCATTTGCCACGGGGATTATGCTCTTTGGGATGGCCTTATTGTACGGCGCAACGGGTTCGTTTAACCTTACCGCTATCAAAGGCTATGTAATGGTCAACAATGCACCCTCCGCCATGCTTTATGTCGGGTTATTGATGCTGTTGATTGGAATGTTATTTAAAGTATCTGCCGCACCGTTTCACTTCTGGACCCCTGACGTATACGATGGAGCTCCTACGATTTTTACGACGTATATGTCAACAATCGTCAAGACGGCGGGTTTTGCGGCCATTTATCGTTTATTATCTGGCTCTTTTTCAGGAATTTACAGTTTTTGGTGGATGACCCTCGCCGTCATTACCGTCTTGACCCTTTTGGCAGGCAATATTACGGCGGTCTATCAAACAAGTTTCAAACGGATGATGGCCTACTCAAGCATTTCGCACGCGGGTTATTTGCTTTTGAGTTTAACCGCCCTCACCAACCAATCTCAAAGTGCCATTGTGTTTTATTCACTGGCCTATTCTATCGCCACCATCAGTGCGTTTGGTGTCCTGATGCTTGTAGCCAAAGAAACGGGTGTTCATTCGTACGAAAATGCCGAGCGTTTTGAGGCCTTCAACGGCTTAGGAAAAAAGAATCCGTTATTGGCTTTTGTATTAACCGTATCCATGCTGTCTCTAGCAGGAATACCGCTTACGGCTGGTTTCTGGGGTAAGTTTTTTGTTTTTTCCAGCGCTGCCGACCGTGGCCTTACGTGGATGTTAGTCATAGCCATTTTGATGTCTACCGTTGGTATTTATTATTACTTCAAAGCCATCATTGCTGCCTACATGCGCGAAGGAGAGTTGGGCGCTATCAAAGTGTCGCCTTTCTATCGTTTGATATTGATTGCTACTACAATCATTACGCTTGTGTTCGGGTTAATGCCCGATTTTCTGAAAGGATTAGTATAA
- a CDS encoding alpha-1,4-glucan--maltose-1-phosphate maltosyltransferase produces the protein MINLADIQGRNRVIVESVTPELEGGRFFIKSVPQEIIKVEADIYCDGHDKIAARLLYKHGLDDKWSEVPMRFITNDRWGGSFVVEKEGFYSYTIEAWVDNLASWEHEIKLKIRDAQHVNSELLGGATLLEKIVEQASDEDKAAILDTIKIFRNEQQYDEAVLWAISETLVGWIAKYPDRENVTHYHELKIWVDRPKAGFSSWYSLFPRSAAKEPGKHGTFHDVIGLLPRIQRMGFDVLYLTPIHPIGHQFRKGKNNNVVCQPGEPGVPYGIGSELGGHDAIHPELGTLEDFKALVKACKAHDMEIAMDLAIQCSPDHPWAKNHPEWFKIRPDGTIQYAENPPKKYQDIYPINFETEAWPSLWEELRRIIFVWAEWGVRIIRVDNPHTKAFAFWEWIIAETKQKYPDMLFLAEAFTRPKVMQQLAKGGYSQSYTYYTWRNTKQELIEYMTELTQTDLQYYFRPNFWPNTHDINPPLLQEGHEPNFLIRYFMAATLSSNYGIFGPTFEYMVHEAFPGKEEYWNSEKYEIKHWDWELTNKLTYVITLVNRARKENPALQYTNNITFCDINDDQLLAYLKTHSDGNRILCVVNLDGYNRRANMVKIPLQKIGKAGWEDFIVHDLITGSKYVWKGEYNYIELDPYFLPFHLFRIEDI, from the coding sequence ATGATAAATCTCGCCGATATTCAAGGAAGAAACCGTGTGATAGTAGAGAGCGTTACCCCCGAATTGGAGGGAGGGCGCTTTTTTATTAAATCGGTTCCCCAAGAAATCATCAAAGTCGAAGCTGATATTTACTGCGACGGGCACGATAAAATTGCCGCGCGGCTGCTTTATAAACATGGTCTTGACGACAAATGGAGCGAAGTTCCCATGCGATTTATTACCAATGACCGTTGGGGCGGCTCATTTGTGGTAGAAAAAGAAGGCTTTTATAGCTATACTATCGAAGCTTGGGTCGATAATTTAGCGTCTTGGGAGCATGAAATAAAACTCAAAATCCGTGATGCTCAGCACGTAAACAGCGAACTTTTAGGAGGAGCTACCTTGCTCGAAAAAATAGTAGAGCAAGCCTCCGACGAAGATAAGGCTGCTATTCTGGACACAATAAAGATTTTTAGAAATGAGCAACAATATGATGAAGCCGTACTTTGGGCCATCAGTGAGACCCTCGTCGGGTGGATAGCTAAGTATCCAGACCGTGAAAACGTTACGCACTACCATGAGTTAAAAATATGGGTAGACCGACCCAAAGCGGGCTTCTCTTCTTGGTACTCCTTGTTTCCCCGCTCAGCTGCGAAAGAACCCGGCAAACATGGAACTTTCCACGACGTGATTGGCCTACTGCCCCGCATCCAGCGTATGGGGTTTGATGTGCTGTACTTAACCCCTATTCATCCCATTGGCCATCAATTCAGAAAAGGGAAAAACAACAACGTAGTGTGCCAACCCGGAGAGCCTGGTGTTCCTTACGGGATAGGTTCAGAATTGGGCGGACACGATGCCATTCACCCCGAACTCGGTACCCTCGAAGACTTTAAAGCATTGGTAAAGGCCTGCAAAGCCCACGACATGGAGATTGCCATGGATTTGGCCATCCAATGTTCTCCTGACCACCCATGGGCCAAAAACCACCCCGAATGGTTTAAGATTCGTCCCGATGGCACCATTCAATACGCCGAAAATCCGCCCAAAAAATACCAAGATATTTATCCAATCAATTTCGAAACGGAAGCGTGGCCAAGCCTGTGGGAAGAACTTCGTCGGATTATTTTTGTGTGGGCAGAATGGGGCGTTAGAATCATTCGGGTGGATAATCCGCATACCAAAGCATTTGCCTTTTGGGAATGGATTATTGCCGAAACCAAGCAAAAGTACCCCGATATGCTTTTTTTGGCCGAAGCATTTACGCGCCCTAAAGTCATGCAACAGCTGGCAAAAGGAGGGTATTCGCAGTCCTATACGTATTATACTTGGCGAAATACCAAGCAGGAACTGATTGAATACATGACGGAGTTGACCCAAACCGACTTGCAGTATTATTTCCGCCCTAATTTCTGGCCTAATACGCACGATATTAACCCACCGCTGTTGCAAGAAGGACATGAGCCTAATTTCTTGATTCGCTATTTTATGGCGGCAACCTTGTCTTCCAACTATGGAATTTTCGGGCCCACCTTCGAATACATGGTCCACGAGGCGTTTCCGGGGAAAGAAGAATATTGGAACTCCGAAAAATACGAGATAAAGCATTGGGATTGGGAGCTAACCAATAAGCTTACCTATGTCATTACGCTGGTCAATCGCGCCCGTAAAGAAAACCCTGCGTTGCAGTATACCAACAACATTACTTTTTGCGACATTAACGACGACCAACTGCTGGCCTATCTCAAAACCCACTCCGACGGCAACCGTATTTTGTGCGTAGTCAATTTAGATGGCTACAATCGCCGAGCCAATATGGTGAAGATTCCACTCCAAAAAATCGGCAAAGCTGGTTGGGAGGATTTTATCGTGCATGACCTAATTACTGGCTCTAAATACGTCTGGAAAGGCGAATACAATTACATTGAGCTTGACCCGTATTTTCTACCGTTCCATTTGTTCCGGATTGAGGATATCTAA
- the murJ gene encoding murein biosynthesis integral membrane protein MurJ — MSLDYRNIGVLFSLNTLNIFLNVVVSTLTVYIFGTTPKVEAFFAASLLGTAVSRFVNTGQLVEIVVSRYHRTKQEVSKQAAMSIIATLCNYMTGIALLLTLVFIASGTGIINLLVPGFQEDTKWSIWQIYCITGFLMPIQIATNLFQGLLNAENIYGKVEITNTVSLVLNVLILAIWGNPNSVASLVAGLVISVLAQFLTILYYLRQIGYQHSWLTRNPYFPLRDLARTLSATSTYMISVQIYIFLFNAALSLLPPGSFAIYRYAEIIYGKVASVFMLPISTVFFNEINRLLHQNNGQSIKAFVSKNLNFSFFIGFMIMLPFWAGGNYLLWTFWGGAKFNEHDVTAVYELLCIFFLSMIWSGPYMIFRKLAVTVGRPELLYYYWSVTHVVSAAIGYALIHTLGFRGVMIQVFVHNFLMSLVPILAVRLGKRTHFGFYEPKEIFKITLALLGGIGVIWGIKSYWAEMAAYTKLESFLVGAFLAILSSLVFVGGNLLLKVHDINLISSKILNRIK; from the coding sequence TTGTCGCTTGATTATCGAAACATAGGTGTACTTTTTAGCCTAAACACGCTTAATATCTTCCTGAACGTAGTTGTTTCGACGCTGACGGTGTACATTTTCGGTACCACTCCAAAAGTCGAAGCATTTTTTGCAGCGTCCTTACTAGGGACTGCCGTATCTCGCTTCGTGAATACGGGCCAACTCGTCGAAATCGTCGTCTCCCGCTACCACCGTACCAAGCAGGAAGTAAGCAAGCAAGCCGCTATGTCTATCATTGCCACGCTCTGCAATTACATGACAGGCATTGCTCTTTTGTTGACTTTGGTTTTTATCGCAAGCGGAACAGGCATCATCAATTTATTGGTTCCAGGCTTTCAAGAAGACACAAAATGGAGTATTTGGCAAATCTATTGTATTACGGGCTTTTTGATGCCTATTCAGATTGCCACTAATTTGTTTCAGGGATTGCTCAATGCGGAAAATATTTACGGCAAAGTAGAAATTACCAATACGGTTTCACTCGTTTTAAACGTGTTGATTTTAGCCATTTGGGGCAATCCAAACAGTGTAGCAAGCCTGGTAGCTGGGCTAGTCATCAGCGTTTTGGCTCAGTTTCTGACCATTCTTTACTATTTACGACAAATAGGCTACCAACATTCATGGCTCACGCGCAACCCTTACTTTCCTTTGCGAGATTTGGCCCGTACGCTGTCGGCCACTTCGACCTACATGATAAGTGTTCAAATCTATATATTTCTTTTCAACGCCGCCCTCTCACTCCTGCCGCCTGGCAGTTTTGCCATTTATCGTTATGCCGAAATTATTTACGGAAAGGTAGCCAGTGTTTTTATGCTGCCCATTAGTACAGTTTTTTTTAACGAAATAAATCGTTTGCTCCATCAAAACAACGGCCAATCCATCAAGGCATTTGTTTCAAAGAACTTGAACTTTTCCTTTTTTATTGGCTTCATGATTATGTTGCCTTTTTGGGCGGGCGGCAACTACTTGCTCTGGACCTTTTGGGGGGGAGCCAAATTCAACGAGCATGACGTCACTGCCGTTTATGAACTGCTCTGTATCTTCTTTTTGTCGATGATTTGGTCGGGCCCTTACATGATATTCCGAAAACTGGCCGTTACGGTGGGGCGTCCGGAGTTACTTTATTACTACTGGAGTGTCACTCACGTAGTTTCGGCGGCGATTGGATATGCGCTCATTCATACGCTGGGCTTTCGGGGAGTGATGATTCAGGTATTTGTCCATAACTTCCTGATGTCGCTTGTGCCCATTCTTGCCGTTCGATTGGGTAAAAGAACTCATTTTGGATTTTATGAGCCAAAGGAAATTTTCAAAATTACGTTGGCTTTATTGGGTGGAATAGGAGTTATTTGGGGAATCAAAAGTTACTGGGCTGAAATGGCCGCCTATACAAAATTGGAAAGTTTTCTGGTAGGTGCTTTTCTGGCCATACTGTCATCACTTGTGTTTGTAGGGGGTAACCTTCTCCTGAAGGTACATGATATTAACCTTATCAGCAGCAAGATTTTAAATCGGATTAAATAA
- a CDS encoding DUF6249 domain-containing protein: MNPLIIPLISVIAGLIMIVFLRYFQNMERMSMIEKGLNPFDNQSIKRNRISPDNTLRFGLLLVGAGLGLLIGAIIAPYTQSEGIQVALVMIFGGAGLLLSYVIQIKNDRKSQ, from the coding sequence ATGAATCCCCTTATTATTCCGCTTATCTCTGTTATTGCTGGACTGATTATGATTGTTTTTCTCCGTTATTTTCAAAATATGGAACGAATGTCGATGATTGAAAAAGGGCTCAATCCTTTTGATAATCAATCAATAAAAAGAAACCGTATTAGTCCTGACAACACTCTTCGATTTGGATTGTTGCTGGTAGGGGCGGGACTAGGTTTATTGATAGGTGCTATTATAGCTCCCTATACCCAGAGTGAAGGTATTCAGGTAGCGCTTGTTATGATTTTTGGCGGGGCTGGCTTGTTGCTTTCTTACGTCATTCAGATAAAAAATGACAGAAAATCTCAATAG
- a CDS encoding complex I subunit 4 family protein yields the protein MLTLSLILIPLIAGIVSLSTKNNSAKQLALAGSIIELGLAIFIFTQFQANASAQFSFSYPWIKSAGILFAGAIDGISLLLVMLTAFLTPLIILSTFRQPYKNASAFYALILFMQSALMGVFTATDAFLFYLFFEAALIPIYFLAAVWGGENRIKVTFKFFVYTIFGSLFMLVALVYLYYQTTGTQGHTSEITAFYKLALDAQKQGWIFWAFFIAFAIKMPVFPFHTWQPDTYTESPTPATMLLAGIMLKMGVYGVIRFILPIVPLGLQTWGTTAIVLSVIGIVYGSIIAIQQRDMKRLIAYSSFAHVGLMSAGVFSQTLSGVQGALIQMLAHGINVVGLFFIVEIIFSRTKTRNIEQLGGITQRTPNLTVYFMILMLGSVALPLTNGFVGEFLLLKGVYESNIWLGAIAGTTIILGAVYMLRLFQKSMFGNKTSFTEHFADLSFSERAVLVPLVVMVFWMGLYPNSFLKLTEPAVSNLLQMIHY from the coding sequence ATGCTTACACTTTCCCTCATACTCATCCCGTTGATTGCGGGTATAGTTTCCTTAAGTACAAAAAACAACAGCGCTAAACAACTTGCTCTGGCAGGGTCCATCATTGAATTGGGATTGGCAATTTTTATTTTTACGCAATTCCAAGCGAATGCCAGTGCGCAATTTAGCTTCAGCTATCCTTGGATTAAGTCCGCAGGAATTTTATTTGCTGGCGCCATAGACGGTATCAGTTTACTGCTGGTCATGTTGACAGCCTTCCTGACGCCCCTCATTATTCTCTCCACGTTTCGCCAGCCGTACAAAAATGCCTCGGCCTTTTATGCCTTGATTTTGTTTATGCAGTCAGCCTTGATGGGGGTATTCACCGCCACTGATGCCTTTTTGTTTTACTTGTTCTTTGAAGCGGCTTTAATACCTATTTACTTTTTGGCCGCCGTTTGGGGAGGCGAAAATCGCATCAAAGTCACGTTTAAGTTTTTCGTTTATACCATCTTTGGAAGTTTGTTTATGCTGGTAGCTCTGGTGTATTTATATTACCAAACCACGGGTACTCAAGGACACACTTCTGAAATCACCGCTTTTTATAAATTGGCTTTGGATGCTCAAAAGCAAGGTTGGATATTTTGGGCGTTCTTCATTGCCTTCGCCATCAAAATGCCCGTATTCCCTTTCCATACTTGGCAGCCCGATACTTATACTGAATCTCCTACGCCAGCCACCATGTTATTGGCGGGGATTATGCTCAAAATGGGGGTTTACGGCGTTATTCGTTTTATTTTACCAATCGTCCCGCTGGGTTTACAAACCTGGGGCACCACGGCTATTGTTTTATCGGTCATTGGAATTGTATACGGTTCTATCATCGCCATCCAACAGCGTGATATGAAGCGCCTTATTGCCTATTCTTCTTTTGCCCACGTTGGTCTAATGTCAGCAGGGGTATTCTCACAAACCCTAAGCGGGGTTCAGGGGGCATTAATTCAAATGCTTGCTCACGGTATCAACGTAGTGGGTTTGTTTTTCATCGTGGAAATCATCTTTTCAAGAACCAAAACACGCAATATTGAGCAACTTGGCGGGATTACCCAACGTACACCCAATCTCACAGTTTATTTCATGATTTTGATGCTTGGCAGTGTTGCCCTACCATTAACGAACGGGTTTGTCGGTGAGTTTTTGTTATTGAAAGGGGTGTATGAATCAAATATTTGGTTGGGAGCCATTGCAGGAACAACTATCATTTTAGGGGCGGTGTATATGCTTCGTCTCTTTCAAAAATCAATGTTTGGCAATAAGACATCCTTTACTGAACACTTTGCTGACTTATCTTTCAGTGAGCGTGCCGTGTTGGTTCCGTTGGTTGTAATGGTATTTTGGATGGGCTTATATCCCAATTCATTCCTAAAATTGACTGAGCCAGCCGTCAGTAACCTTTTACAAATGATTCATTACTAA
- a CDS encoding helix-turn-helix domain-containing protein, producing MKTIAEKIRLYRLEHGLSQENMADSLGISTTAYGDIERGKTDLTLSRFYQIAEVLNISVAVLMGQTTPLQQELQQLAVEKLQIENEKLRLENQYLREKIAGRMIIDLIQKDAPTTSERQRIGF from the coding sequence ATGAAAACTATTGCTGAAAAAATCCGTCTCTATCGCCTCGAACATGGCCTTTCCCAAGAAAACATGGCCGATTCACTGGGCATCTCTACTACCGCTTACGGGGATATTGAACGAGGCAAAACTGATTTGACCCTTTCTCGATTTTATCAAATTGCGGAGGTGTTAAACATAAGCGTTGCGGTTTTAATGGGCCAAACTACCCCGCTCCAGCAGGAATTGCAACAACTCGCAGTAGAAAAACTCCAAATTGAAAACGAGAAATTACGGCTTGAAAATCAATACCTACGCGAGAAAATAGCGGGGAGAATGATCATTGACCTAATCCAGAAAGATGCTCCAACTACTTCTGAACGACAAAGAATAGGATTTTAG
- the nuoK gene encoding NADH-quinone oxidoreductase subunit NuoK, producing the protein MFPLATPSIPDVVQSIPLQNYVLLATTLFIIGIVGVLTRRNALIIFMSIELMLNAVNLLLIAFSTYKSDPVGQVFVFFIMAVAAAEVAVGLAIIVMIYRNTRTIDIGFLNKLKW; encoded by the coding sequence ATGTTCCCATTAGCTACCCCGTCAATTCCCGACGTTGTTCAATCTATCCCTTTACAAAACTACGTTCTGTTAGCAACGACTTTGTTTATCATCGGTATTGTGGGTGTATTGACTCGTCGTAATGCGCTTATTATTTTCATGAGTATCGAATTGATGCTCAATGCCGTCAATTTGTTGCTTATCGCTTTTTCGACCTACAAATCCGACCCTGTAGGTCAGGTTTTTGTCTTTTTTATTATGGCGGTAGCTGCGGCCGAAGTAGCCGTAGGATTGGCGATTATCGTAATGATTTATCGTAATACGCGTACTATTGATATTGGATTCCTGAACAAGTTGAAGTGGTAA
- the nuoL gene encoding NADH-quinone oxidoreductase subunit L yields MNSSLLFLIPLLPLIGFIINGIGFRHVPKSLAGVIGSAASLGSFAISILAWNAFEGQPQVVKLFDWISIGQLTIPFAFQIDQLSLLMLMVVTGVGSLIHIYSMGYMHHDEGFGKFFAFLNLFLFFMLLLVMGSNYVIMFIGWEGVGLCSYLLIGFWNKVTNYNNAARKAFIMNRIGDLGFLLGIFMIIQTFGSVEYLEVFAKAANGSFSINDTIIVTITALLFVGAMGKSAQIPLYTWLPDAMAGPTPVSALIHAATMVTAGIYMVIRSNVLYSLAPATLGVVGGIGLLTAVVAASIGLYQNDIKKVLAYSTVSQLGYMFLALGVGAYTSAMFHVMTHAFFKALLFLGAGSVIHAMSDEQDIRNMGGLRKHLPVTFWTFLIATLAISGIFPLSGFFSKDEILAHVFEHNQIMWGIGLFTSMMTAFYMFRLLFVTFFGEFRGTHDQKHHLHESPATMTIPLIILAVLSAAGGLLNIPHVLGGGESLSHFMAPLFELSKQVNPDLFEGHLEHSTEYILMGVSVGAAVLSILFAYNLFMSKKVVPAADKDVTGFPKVLQNKYYVDEFYEAVFVNPMRKLSDVLYSFGEFLIDLVVNGTGRLVQFLSGRLRLLQTGETGFYVFAMVLGILVILAWNLLLK; encoded by the coding sequence ATGAACTCATCCTTACTTTTTTTAATACCTCTTTTGCCGCTCATTGGCTTTATCATCAATGGGATTGGATTTCGTCATGTTCCTAAAAGCCTTGCGGGCGTTATCGGTTCGGCAGCATCGCTCGGCTCGTTTGCCATTTCAATTTTAGCCTGGAACGCCTTTGAGGGTCAACCACAGGTGGTGAAACTGTTTGATTGGATTTCCATTGGTCAGCTAACCATTCCTTTTGCCTTCCAGATAGACCAACTATCGCTCCTGATGCTCATGGTCGTTACGGGCGTGGGTTCGTTGATCCACATCTATTCAATGGGTTATATGCATCATGACGAAGGTTTCGGAAAGTTTTTTGCCTTCCTTAACCTGTTTTTGTTCTTCATGCTATTGCTCGTGATGGGCTCCAACTACGTCATCATGTTTATCGGTTGGGAAGGAGTAGGGCTTTGTTCTTATTTATTGATTGGTTTTTGGAACAAAGTGACCAACTACAATAACGCCGCCCGCAAAGCCTTTATCATGAACCGTATCGGAGACTTAGGCTTTCTATTGGGTATTTTCATGATTATCCAAACCTTTGGCTCAGTCGAATACCTTGAGGTTTTTGCCAAAGCGGCCAATGGTAGTTTTAGCATCAACGATACCATTATTGTGACCATTACGGCTTTGCTCTTTGTGGGTGCCATGGGGAAATCGGCCCAAATACCTCTTTATACCTGGTTGCCTGATGCGATGGCTGGTCCAACGCCCGTATCAGCACTGATTCACGCCGCTACGATGGTGACGGCGGGGATTTATATGGTGATTCGTTCCAATGTGTTGTATTCGCTTGCACCAGCTACATTGGGCGTGGTAGGCGGCATTGGATTGTTGACTGCAGTAGTCGCGGCCTCTATCGGTTTGTACCAAAACGACATCAAAAAAGTACTGGCTTACTCAACCGTGAGTCAATTAGGATACATGTTTCTTGCGTTGGGCGTAGGCGCTTATACCTCGGCGATGTTTCACGTTATGACGCACGCATTTTTCAAGGCCCTTTTGTTTTTGGGCGCAGGAAGCGTGATTCACGCCATGTCTGACGAGCAAGACATTCGCAACATGGGTGGTTTGCGTAAGCACCTCCCTGTCACGTTCTGGACATTTTTGATTGCCACCTTGGCTATTTCGGGAATCTTCCCGCTTTCGGGATTTTTCTCAAAAGACGAAATTTTAGCGCACGTATTTGAGCATAATCAAATCATGTGGGGAATTGGCTTGTTTACCTCCATGATGACTGCTTTTTATATGTTTCGTTTATTGTTTGTGACGTTCTTCGGTGAGTTCCGTGGTACACATGACCAAAAGCATCACCTGCATGAGTCACCCGCCACGATGACCATTCCGCTGATTATTTTGGCGGTATTGTCAGCCGCAGGCGGTTTGCTAAACATTCCTCACGTATTGGGCGGAGGAGAATCACTATCGCATTTTATGGCTCCGCTGTTTGAGTTGTCAAAACAGGTCAATCCTGATTTGTTTGAAGGTCATTTGGAGCATTCTACCGAGTATATCCTGATGGGCGTATCGGTAGGGGCAGCGGTCTTGTCTATTTTGTTTGCCTATAATCTTTTTATGAGCAAAAAAGTAGTTCCTGCGGCCGACAAAGACGTAACGGGCTTTCCCAAGGTTCTACAAAACAAGTATTACGTAGACGAATTTTACGAAGCCGTGTTTGTCAATCCCATGCGTAAGTTATCCGATGTGCTGTATAGCTTCGGTGAATTCCTGATTGATTTGGTGGTAAACGGCACGGGCCGTTTGGTACAGTTCCTATCGGGGCGTCTGCGTTTGTTGCAAACGGGAGAAACAGGATTTTATGTTTTTGCAATGGTCCTTGGGATTTTGGTGATTTTGGCTTGGAATCTTTTATTGAAGTAA
- a CDS encoding RNA polymerase sigma factor — translation MNDNLKDIQLIEQILAGDTSAYRALVQRHKDFAFTVAYRILNHREEAEEAAQDAFLQAFGALKEFNQTAKFTTWFYRIVFNAALGAKRRQKPTEGITEINALAYAVTDTQQNLHKKERIKNIQQAMKQLSADDVTMITLFYLREQSLEEIAEITGISAETIKVKLHRARKRLADALRKQLGEEVNNLY, via the coding sequence GTGAATGACAATCTGAAAGATATACAACTTATTGAGCAAATTTTGGCAGGCGACACCTCGGCTTACCGAGCCTTGGTACAACGCCACAAAGATTTTGCTTTTACGGTAGCGTATCGAATTCTCAATCACCGCGAAGAAGCCGAAGAAGCTGCGCAGGATGCCTTTTTACAGGCTTTTGGCGCGTTGAAAGAATTTAACCAAACTGCTAAATTTACGACTTGGTTTTACAGAATCGTTTTCAACGCCGCTTTGGGCGCCAAGCGCCGACAAAAACCGACGGAAGGCATCACTGAAATCAATGCCTTGGCGTATGCGGTGACGGATACCCAACAAAACCTTCACAAGAAGGAGCGTATCAAAAATATTCAGCAGGCGATGAAGCAACTTTCGGCCGACGATGTGACCATGATTACGCTATTTTATTTGCGGGAACAATCGTTGGAAGAAATTGCGGAGATTACGGGTATATCAGCTGAAACGATAAAAGTAAAATTGCACCGCGCACGCAAACGTTTGGCCGACGCCTTACGGAAGCAATTGGGAG
- a CDS encoding class I SAM-dependent methyltransferase has translation MAYRAVSNDVIFQNSRLVKCKRCGLNQINRTFTQATLTDYYQNQYDRDSIYQVSPENFPKDNLFSVSRGRALAKLHQKLALPTPKTVCDLGCGYGHLLYGFSQFFPQAHYTGVEYDPNTEAILKRLNFDFKLGGIDDIDELRGKVDVLITSHVFEHVVDPNQFVDQCKNLLSPQGVFIWEMPNSDPFNLACERRHSPHICLWDIDTLRKVLENHGLTVLFLDTAGKKYSFVDSLEKGIIKTAGLFIQNMFQKETNNISLSDKDAIGFKLDLYGNNRRNLRVIARKSDK, from the coding sequence ATGGCGTACCGAGCTGTGTCAAATGATGTTATTTTTCAAAACAGCCGTTTGGTAAAATGTAAACGCTGCGGATTGAATCAAATCAATCGCACTTTTACACAGGCTACCCTGACGGATTATTACCAAAACCAATACGACCGCGATTCTATTTATCAGGTTTCGCCCGAAAATTTCCCTAAAGACAACCTTTTTTCAGTGTCGCGCGGGCGGGCCTTGGCCAAACTACACCAAAAACTAGCACTTCCAACTCCTAAAACCGTGTGTGATTTGGGCTGTGGCTACGGACATTTGCTGTACGGTTTCAGTCAGTTTTTTCCGCAGGCACACTATACAGGAGTGGAATACGACCCCAATACGGAAGCTATTTTAAAACGCCTGAATTTTGATTTTAAATTAGGAGGAATCGACGATATTGATGAATTACGGGGGAAAGTAGACGTCTTGATTACTTCACACGTTTTTGAGCACGTTGTAGACCCCAATCAATTTGTAGACCAATGTAAAAATCTCCTTAGCCCTCAGGGGGTATTTATCTGGGAAATGCCCAATTCAGATCCTTTTAATCTCGCTTGCGAACGCCGCCACTCGCCCCACATTTGCCTTTGGGACATTGATACGCTTCGAAAAGTATTGGAAAATCACGGCTTAACTGTGCTATTCTTAGACACGGCGGGCAAGAAATATAGCTTTGTTGATAGTCTGGAAAAAGGGATAATCAAAACCGCTGGATTATTTATTCAAAATATGTTTCAAAAAGAGACAAATAACATTTCGCTGTCGGATAAAGACGCTATCGGTTTCAAACTAGACCTTTACGGCAACAATCGACGCAATCTTAGGGTGATTGCCCGTAAGTCTGACAAATAA